From a region of the Desmodus rotundus isolate HL8 chromosome 7, HLdesRot8A.1, whole genome shotgun sequence genome:
- the ABHD4 gene encoding (Lyso)-N-acylphosphatidylethanolamine lipase isoform X1 — translation MGWLGSTRQGLFTMADDLEQQPQGWLSSWLPAWRPTSMSQLKNVEARILQCLQNKFLARYVSLPNQNKIWTVTVSPELRDRTPLVMVHGFGGGVGLWILNMDSLSARRTVHTFDLLGFGRSSRPAFPRDPEGAENEFVTSIETWRETMGIPSMILLGHSLGGFLATSYSIKYPERVKHLILVDPWGFPLRPTDPSEIRAPPTWVKAVASVLGRSNPLAVLRVAGPWGPGLVQRFRPDFKRKFADFFEDDTISEYIYHCNAQNPSGETAFKSMMESFGWARRPMLERIHLIRKDVPITMIYGANTWIDRSTGKKVKLQRPDSYVRDMERRKSLSSRPREKSGSLFPAGLFLHRRSRVPRTTSTQTSRTSSMLWWKRSATQLIELLSPEESEKARELLSPLCLLTHPCPFLTN, via the exons ATGGGCTGGCTCGGCTCGACTCGGCAGGGCTTGTTTACTATGGCTGATGATCTGGAGCAGCA GCCTCAAGGCTGGCTGAGTAGCTGGCTGCCAGCTTGGCGACCCACTTCAATGTCTCAGTTGAAGAATGTGGAAGCCAGGATCCTCCAGT gtCTCCAGAACAAGTTCCTGGCCCGATACGTGTCTCTCCCAAACCAGAACAAGATATGGACAGTGACTGTAAGCCCCGAGCTCAGGGACCGTACCCCCTTGGTGATGGTGCATGGCTTCGGGGGCGGCGTGGGCCTCTGGATCCTTAACATGGATTCCCTGAGTGCCCGCCGCACGGTGCACACCTTCGATCTGCTTGGCTTCGGGCGAAGCTCCAGGCCAGCATTCCCGAGGGACCCAGAAGGGGCCGAGAATGAGTTTGTGACCTCAATAGAGACATGGCGGGAGACCATGGGGATCCCCAGTATGATCCTCCTGGGGCACAGTTTAGGAGGATTCCTGGCCACTTCTTACTCTATCAAGTACCCTGAAAG AGTTAAACACCTCATTCTGGTGGACCCATGGGGCTTTCCCCTCCGACCGACTGACCCCAGTGAGATCCGTGCACCCCCAACCTGGGTCAAGGCTGTGGCCTCTGTCTTAGGGCGTTCCAACCCACTGGCTGTTCTTCGAGTAGCTGGGCCCTGGG ggcctggcctggtgcAGCGATTCCGACCAGACTTCAAGCGCAAGTTTGCAGACTTCTTTGAAGATGATACTATATCAGAGTATATCTACCACTGCAATGCACAGAATCCCAG TGGTGAAACGGCCTTCAAATCCATGATGGAGTCCTTTGGCTGGGCCCGGCGCCCCATGTTAGAGCGAATTCACTTGATTCGAAAAGATGTGCCCATCACCATGATCTATGGGGCCAACACCTGGATAGACAGGAGCACGGGAAAAAAGGTTAAACTGCAGCGGCCAGATTCCTATGTCCGAGACATG gaaaggagaaagtcttTGTCCTCAAGACCCAGGGAGAAAAGTGGATCATTATTTCCG GCGGGTTTGTTTCTCCACAGGAGATCGAGGGTGCCTCGCACCACGTCTACGCAGACCAGCCGCACATCTTCAATGCTGTGGTGGAAGAGATCTGCGACTCAGTTGATTGAACTGCTCTCACCAGAGGAATCGGAGAAAGCCAGAGAGTTGCTCTCACCTCTCTGTCTGCTTACTCATCCCTGTCCTTTCCTCACCAACTAA
- the ABHD4 gene encoding (Lyso)-N-acylphosphatidylethanolamine lipase isoform X4, translated as MSQLKNVEARILQCLQNKFLARYVSLPNQNKIWTVTVSPELRDRTPLVMVHGFGGGVGLWILNMDSLSARRTVHTFDLLGFGRSSRPAFPRDPEGAENEFVTSIETWRETMGIPSMILLGHSLGGFLATSYSIKYPERVKHLILVDPWGFPLRPTDPSEIRAPPTWVKAVASVLGRSNPLAVLRVAGPWGPGLVQRFRPDFKRKFADFFEDDTISEYIYHCNAQNPSGETAFKSMMESFGWARRPMLERIHLIRKDVPITMIYGANTWIDRSTGKKVKLQRPDSYVRDMERRKSLSSRPREKSGSLFPAGLFLHRRSRVPRTTSTQTSRTSSMLWWKRSATQLIELLSPEESEKARELLSPLCLLTHPCPFLTN; from the exons ATGTCTCAGTTGAAGAATGTGGAAGCCAGGATCCTCCAGT gtCTCCAGAACAAGTTCCTGGCCCGATACGTGTCTCTCCCAAACCAGAACAAGATATGGACAGTGACTGTAAGCCCCGAGCTCAGGGACCGTACCCCCTTGGTGATGGTGCATGGCTTCGGGGGCGGCGTGGGCCTCTGGATCCTTAACATGGATTCCCTGAGTGCCCGCCGCACGGTGCACACCTTCGATCTGCTTGGCTTCGGGCGAAGCTCCAGGCCAGCATTCCCGAGGGACCCAGAAGGGGCCGAGAATGAGTTTGTGACCTCAATAGAGACATGGCGGGAGACCATGGGGATCCCCAGTATGATCCTCCTGGGGCACAGTTTAGGAGGATTCCTGGCCACTTCTTACTCTATCAAGTACCCTGAAAG AGTTAAACACCTCATTCTGGTGGACCCATGGGGCTTTCCCCTCCGACCGACTGACCCCAGTGAGATCCGTGCACCCCCAACCTGGGTCAAGGCTGTGGCCTCTGTCTTAGGGCGTTCCAACCCACTGGCTGTTCTTCGAGTAGCTGGGCCCTGGG ggcctggcctggtgcAGCGATTCCGACCAGACTTCAAGCGCAAGTTTGCAGACTTCTTTGAAGATGATACTATATCAGAGTATATCTACCACTGCAATGCACAGAATCCCAG TGGTGAAACGGCCTTCAAATCCATGATGGAGTCCTTTGGCTGGGCCCGGCGCCCCATGTTAGAGCGAATTCACTTGATTCGAAAAGATGTGCCCATCACCATGATCTATGGGGCCAACACCTGGATAGACAGGAGCACGGGAAAAAAGGTTAAACTGCAGCGGCCAGATTCCTATGTCCGAGACATG gaaaggagaaagtcttTGTCCTCAAGACCCAGGGAGAAAAGTGGATCATTATTTCCG GCGGGTTTGTTTCTCCACAGGAGATCGAGGGTGCCTCGCACCACGTCTACGCAGACCAGCCGCACATCTTCAATGCTGTGGTGGAAGAGATCTGCGACTCAGTTGATTGAACTGCTCTCACCAGAGGAATCGGAGAAAGCCAGAGAGTTGCTCTCACCTCTCTGTCTGCTTACTCATCCCTGTCCTTTCCTCACCAACTAA
- the ABHD4 gene encoding (Lyso)-N-acylphosphatidylethanolamine lipase isoform X2: MGWLGSTRQGLFTMADDLEQQPQGWLSSWLPAWRPTSMSQLKNVEARILQCLQNKFLARYVSLPNQNKIWTVTVSPELRDRTPLVMVHGFGGGVGLWILNMDSLSARRTVHTFDLLGFGRSSRPAFPRDPEGAENEFVTSIETWRETMGIPSMILLGHSLGGFLATSYSIKYPERVKHLILVDPWGFPLRPTDPSEIRAPPTWVKAVASVLGRSNPLAVLRVAGPWGPGLVQRFRPDFKRKFADFFEDDTISEYIYHCNAQNPSGETAFKSMMESFGWARRPMLERIHLIRKDVPITMIYGANTWIDRSTGKKVKLQRPDSYVRDMAGLFLHRRSRVPRTTSTQTSRTSSMLWWKRSATQLIELLSPEESEKARELLSPLCLLTHPCPFLTN; this comes from the exons ATGGGCTGGCTCGGCTCGACTCGGCAGGGCTTGTTTACTATGGCTGATGATCTGGAGCAGCA GCCTCAAGGCTGGCTGAGTAGCTGGCTGCCAGCTTGGCGACCCACTTCAATGTCTCAGTTGAAGAATGTGGAAGCCAGGATCCTCCAGT gtCTCCAGAACAAGTTCCTGGCCCGATACGTGTCTCTCCCAAACCAGAACAAGATATGGACAGTGACTGTAAGCCCCGAGCTCAGGGACCGTACCCCCTTGGTGATGGTGCATGGCTTCGGGGGCGGCGTGGGCCTCTGGATCCTTAACATGGATTCCCTGAGTGCCCGCCGCACGGTGCACACCTTCGATCTGCTTGGCTTCGGGCGAAGCTCCAGGCCAGCATTCCCGAGGGACCCAGAAGGGGCCGAGAATGAGTTTGTGACCTCAATAGAGACATGGCGGGAGACCATGGGGATCCCCAGTATGATCCTCCTGGGGCACAGTTTAGGAGGATTCCTGGCCACTTCTTACTCTATCAAGTACCCTGAAAG AGTTAAACACCTCATTCTGGTGGACCCATGGGGCTTTCCCCTCCGACCGACTGACCCCAGTGAGATCCGTGCACCCCCAACCTGGGTCAAGGCTGTGGCCTCTGTCTTAGGGCGTTCCAACCCACTGGCTGTTCTTCGAGTAGCTGGGCCCTGGG ggcctggcctggtgcAGCGATTCCGACCAGACTTCAAGCGCAAGTTTGCAGACTTCTTTGAAGATGATACTATATCAGAGTATATCTACCACTGCAATGCACAGAATCCCAG TGGTGAAACGGCCTTCAAATCCATGATGGAGTCCTTTGGCTGGGCCCGGCGCCCCATGTTAGAGCGAATTCACTTGATTCGAAAAGATGTGCCCATCACCATGATCTATGGGGCCAACACCTGGATAGACAGGAGCACGGGAAAAAAGGTTAAACTGCAGCGGCCAGATTCCTATGTCCGAGACATG GCGGGTTTGTTTCTCCACAGGAGATCGAGGGTGCCTCGCACCACGTCTACGCAGACCAGCCGCACATCTTCAATGCTGTGGTGGAAGAGATCTGCGACTCAGTTGATTGAACTGCTCTCACCAGAGGAATCGGAGAAAGCCAGAGAGTTGCTCTCACCTCTCTGTCTGCTTACTCATCCCTGTCCTTTCCTCACCAACTAA
- the ABHD4 gene encoding (Lyso)-N-acylphosphatidylethanolamine lipase isoform X5 produces MGWLGSTRQGLFTMADDLEQQPQGWLSSWLPAWRPTSMSQLKNVEARILQCLQNKFLARYVSLPNQNKIWTVTVSPELRDRTPLVMVHGFGGGVGLWILNMDSLSARRTVHTFDLLGFGRSSRPAFPRDPEGAENEFVTSIETWRETMGIPSMILLGHSLGGFLATSYSIKYPERVKHLILVDPWGFPLRPTDPSEIRAPPTWVKAVASVLGRSNPLAVLRVAGPWGPGLVQRFRPDFKRKFADFFEDDTISEYIYHCNAQNPSGETAFKSMMESFGWARRPMLERIHLIRKDVPITMIYGANTWIDRSTGKKVKLQRPDSYVRDMEIEGASHHVYADQPHIFNAVVEEICDSVD; encoded by the exons ATGGGCTGGCTCGGCTCGACTCGGCAGGGCTTGTTTACTATGGCTGATGATCTGGAGCAGCA GCCTCAAGGCTGGCTGAGTAGCTGGCTGCCAGCTTGGCGACCCACTTCAATGTCTCAGTTGAAGAATGTGGAAGCCAGGATCCTCCAGT gtCTCCAGAACAAGTTCCTGGCCCGATACGTGTCTCTCCCAAACCAGAACAAGATATGGACAGTGACTGTAAGCCCCGAGCTCAGGGACCGTACCCCCTTGGTGATGGTGCATGGCTTCGGGGGCGGCGTGGGCCTCTGGATCCTTAACATGGATTCCCTGAGTGCCCGCCGCACGGTGCACACCTTCGATCTGCTTGGCTTCGGGCGAAGCTCCAGGCCAGCATTCCCGAGGGACCCAGAAGGGGCCGAGAATGAGTTTGTGACCTCAATAGAGACATGGCGGGAGACCATGGGGATCCCCAGTATGATCCTCCTGGGGCACAGTTTAGGAGGATTCCTGGCCACTTCTTACTCTATCAAGTACCCTGAAAG AGTTAAACACCTCATTCTGGTGGACCCATGGGGCTTTCCCCTCCGACCGACTGACCCCAGTGAGATCCGTGCACCCCCAACCTGGGTCAAGGCTGTGGCCTCTGTCTTAGGGCGTTCCAACCCACTGGCTGTTCTTCGAGTAGCTGGGCCCTGGG ggcctggcctggtgcAGCGATTCCGACCAGACTTCAAGCGCAAGTTTGCAGACTTCTTTGAAGATGATACTATATCAGAGTATATCTACCACTGCAATGCACAGAATCCCAG TGGTGAAACGGCCTTCAAATCCATGATGGAGTCCTTTGGCTGGGCCCGGCGCCCCATGTTAGAGCGAATTCACTTGATTCGAAAAGATGTGCCCATCACCATGATCTATGGGGCCAACACCTGGATAGACAGGAGCACGGGAAAAAAGGTTAAACTGCAGCGGCCAGATTCCTATGTCCGAGACATG GAGATCGAGGGTGCCTCGCACCACGTCTACGCAGACCAGCCGCACATCTTCAATGCTGTGGTGGAAGAGATCTGCGACTCAGTTGATTGA
- the ABHD4 gene encoding (Lyso)-N-acylphosphatidylethanolamine lipase isoform X3 codes for MGWLGSTRQGLFTMADDLEQQPQGWLSSWLPAWRPTSMSQLKNVEARILQCLQNKFLARYVSLPNQNKIWTVTVSPELRDRTPLVMVHGFGGGVGLWILNMDSLSARRTVHTFDLLGFGRSSRPAFPRDPEGAENEFVTSIETWRETMGIPSMILLGHSLGGFLATSYSIKYPERVKHLILVDPWGFPLRPTDPSEIRAPPTWVKAVASVLGRSNPLAVLRVAGPWGPGLVQRFRPDFKRKFADFFEDDTISEYIYHCNAQNPSGETAFKSMMESFGWARRPMLERIHLIRKDVPITMIYGANTWIDRSTGKKVKLQRPDSYVRDMERRKSLSSRPREKSGSLFPEIEGASHHVYADQPHIFNAVVEEICDSVD; via the exons ATGGGCTGGCTCGGCTCGACTCGGCAGGGCTTGTTTACTATGGCTGATGATCTGGAGCAGCA GCCTCAAGGCTGGCTGAGTAGCTGGCTGCCAGCTTGGCGACCCACTTCAATGTCTCAGTTGAAGAATGTGGAAGCCAGGATCCTCCAGT gtCTCCAGAACAAGTTCCTGGCCCGATACGTGTCTCTCCCAAACCAGAACAAGATATGGACAGTGACTGTAAGCCCCGAGCTCAGGGACCGTACCCCCTTGGTGATGGTGCATGGCTTCGGGGGCGGCGTGGGCCTCTGGATCCTTAACATGGATTCCCTGAGTGCCCGCCGCACGGTGCACACCTTCGATCTGCTTGGCTTCGGGCGAAGCTCCAGGCCAGCATTCCCGAGGGACCCAGAAGGGGCCGAGAATGAGTTTGTGACCTCAATAGAGACATGGCGGGAGACCATGGGGATCCCCAGTATGATCCTCCTGGGGCACAGTTTAGGAGGATTCCTGGCCACTTCTTACTCTATCAAGTACCCTGAAAG AGTTAAACACCTCATTCTGGTGGACCCATGGGGCTTTCCCCTCCGACCGACTGACCCCAGTGAGATCCGTGCACCCCCAACCTGGGTCAAGGCTGTGGCCTCTGTCTTAGGGCGTTCCAACCCACTGGCTGTTCTTCGAGTAGCTGGGCCCTGGG ggcctggcctggtgcAGCGATTCCGACCAGACTTCAAGCGCAAGTTTGCAGACTTCTTTGAAGATGATACTATATCAGAGTATATCTACCACTGCAATGCACAGAATCCCAG TGGTGAAACGGCCTTCAAATCCATGATGGAGTCCTTTGGCTGGGCCCGGCGCCCCATGTTAGAGCGAATTCACTTGATTCGAAAAGATGTGCCCATCACCATGATCTATGGGGCCAACACCTGGATAGACAGGAGCACGGGAAAAAAGGTTAAACTGCAGCGGCCAGATTCCTATGTCCGAGACATG gaaaggagaaagtcttTGTCCTCAAGACCCAGGGAGAAAAGTGGATCATTATTTCCG GAGATCGAGGGTGCCTCGCACCACGTCTACGCAGACCAGCCGCACATCTTCAATGCTGTGGTGGAAGAGATCTGCGACTCAGTTGATTGA